From the Panthera leo isolate Ple1 chromosome C1, P.leo_Ple1_pat1.1, whole genome shotgun sequence genome, one window contains:
- the LOC122227738 gene encoding afadin- and alpha-actinin-binding protein isoform X2, whose translation MGEWMTVTDPDLSSESKNICQYTSETKMSPSSLYSQQVLCSSIPLSKNVHSFFSAFCTEENIEQSVSYLDQELTTFGFPSLYEESKGKDTKRELNIVAVLNCMNELLVLQRKNLLAQENVETQNLKLGSDMDHLQNCYAKLKEQLETSRREMIGLQERDRQLQCKNRNLHQLLKNEKDEVQKLQNIIASRATQYNHDMKRKEREYNKLKERLHQLVMNKKDKKIAMEVLNYVGRADGKRGSWRTGKTEASFFLRNEDEMYKILLNDYEYRQKQILMENAELKKVLQQMKKEMISLLSPQKQKPRERADDSTGTVISDAEEDAGELSRESMWDLSCETVREQLTNSIRKQWRILKSHVEKLDNQVSKVHLEGFNDEDVISRQDHEQETEKLELEIQQCKEMIKTQQQLLQQQLATACDDDTTSLLRDCYLLEEKERLKEEWSLFREQKKNFEKERRSFTEAAIRLGLERKAFEEERASWLKQQFLNMTTFDHQNSENMKLFSAFSGSSDRDSLTMHSRPRQKKPQNMSNGSPVCTSKLTKSLPASPSTSDFCQTRSCASEHSSVNVLNITPEETKPNQVGRECANQKWSMASRPESQEGCYSGCSLTYTNSHVEKDDLP comes from the exons ATGGGAGAGTGGATGACTGTTACAGATCCAGATCTGTCTTCAG aaagcaaaaatatCTGTCAATATACCTCAGAAACAAAGATGTCTCCATCAAGTTTATACTCACAGCAAGTGCTATGTTCTTCAATACCTTTATCAAAAAATGTGCACAGTTTTTTCAGTGCCTTCTGCACAGAGGAGAATATTGAACAAAGTGTTTCATATCTTgatcag GAATTGACTACTTTCGGTTTTCCTTCATTATATGAAGAATCCAAAGgtaaagacacaaagagagaatTAAATATAGTTGCTGTTTTAAATTGTATGAATGAGCTACTTGTACTTCAGCGGAAGAACCTTCTAGCTCAGGAAAAtgtagaaacacagaatctgaaactgggaAGTGATATGGACCATCTGCAGAACTGCTATGCAAAACTTAAG GAGCAACTGGAAACCTCCAGGAGAGAAATGATTGGGCTtcaggaaagagacagacagtTACAGTGCAAGAACCGGAATTTGCATCAgctactgaaaaatgaaaaagatgaa gtacaaaaattacaaaatatcatTGCAAGTAGAGCTACTCAATATAATCATGATATGAAGAGAAAAGAACgtgaatataataaattaaaggaGCGTCTGCATCAACTTGTTATGAAcaagaaggataaaaaaatag CTATGGAAGTTTTAAATTATGTGGGGAGAGCTGATGGAAAAAGAGGCTCCTGGAGGACGGGTAAAACTGAGGCCAG TTTCTTTCTCAGGAATGAAGatgaaatgtataaaattctCTTGAATGATTATGAATATCGTCAGAAACAAATCCTAATGGAAAATGCTGAACTTAAGAAGGTTCTTCagcaaatgaaaaaggaaatgatttctcttctttctccccaaaaGCAGAAACCTAGAGAAAGAGCAGATGATAGTACAGGAACT GTTATCTCTGATGCTGAGGAAGATGCTGGGGAACTGAGTAGGGAGAGTATGTGGGACCTTTCCTGTGAAACTGTGAGAGAGCAGCTTACCAACAGCATCAGAAAACAGTGGAGAATTTTGAAAAGTCATGTAGAAAAGCTTGATAACCAAG TTTCAAAGGTACACTTAGAAGGTTTCAATGATGAAGACGTAATCTCACGACAAGACCACGAACAAGAAACTGAAAAACTCGAGCTGGAAATTCAACAGtgtaaagaaatgattaaaactCAGCAGCAGCTTTTACAG caGCAGCTTGCTACTGCATGTGATGACGACACCACTTCACTGCTTCGAGACTGCTACTTGTTGGAAGAAAAGGAGCGCCTCAAGGAAGAGTGGTCCCTATTTAGAgagcaaaaaaagaattttgaaaaggaaagacgAAGCTTTACAGAAGCGGCTATCCGCCTAGGATTGGAG AGAAAGGCATTTGAAGAAGAAAGAGCCAGTTGGTTAAAGCAACAGTTTTTAAATATGACTACCTTTGACCACCAGAACTCAGAAAATATGAAACTTTTCAGTGCCTTCTCAGGAA GTTCTGATCGGGACAGTCTTACAATGCACTCAAGGCCACGGCAAAAGAAGCCTCAGAATATGTCTAACGGGTCTCCAGTTTGCACATCTAAACTTACTAAGTCTCTTCCCGCTTCTCCTTCTACTTCAGACTTTTGCCAGACTCGTTCCTGTGCATCTGAACATAG TTCAGTCAACGTACTGAATATAACTCCTGAAGAAACTAAACCAAATCAGGTTGGAAGAGAATGTGCAAATCAGAAGTGGAGCATGGCATCGAGACCTGAGTCACAGGAAGGTTGCTATAGTGGGTGCTCCTTGACCTACACCAACTCCCATGTAGAAAAAGATGACTTACCTTAG
- the LOC122227738 gene encoding afadin- and alpha-actinin-binding protein isoform X6, whose protein sequence is MCTVFSVPSAQRRILNKVFHILISCLITNFEENIFSYQELTTFGFPSLYEESKGKDTKRELNIVAVLNCMNELLVLQRKNLLAQENVETQNLKLGSDMDHLQNCYAKLKEQLETSRREMIGLQERDRQLQCKNRNLHQLLKNEKDEVQKLQNIIASRATQYNHDMKRKEREYNKLKERLHQLVMNKKDKKIAMEVLNYVGRADGKRGSWRTGKTEASFFLRNEDEMYKILLNDYEYRQKQILMENAELKKVLQQMKKEMISLLSPQKQKPRERADDSTGTVISDAEEDAGELSRESMWDLSCETVREQLTNSIRKQWRILKSHVEKLDNQVSKVHLEGFNDEDVISRQDHEQETEKLELEIQQCKEMIKTQQQLLQQQLATACDDDTTSLLRDCYLLEEKERLKEEWSLFREQKKNFEKERRSFTEAAIRLGLERKAFEEERASWLKQQFLNMTTFDHQNSENMKLFSAFSGSSDRDSLTMHSRPRQKKPQNMSNGSPVCTSKLTKSLPASPSTSDFCQTRSCASEHSSSVNVLNITPEETKPNQVGRECANQKWSMASRPESQEGCYSGCSLTYTNSHVEKDDLP, encoded by the exons ATGTGCACAGTTTTTTCAGTGCCTTCTGCACAGAGGAGAATATTGAACAAAGTGTTTCATATCTTgatcag TTGTCTGATAACCAACtttgaggaaaacattttctcctaCCAGGAATTGACTACTTTCGGTTTTCCTTCATTATATGAAGAATCCAAAGgtaaagacacaaagagagaatTAAATATAGTTGCTGTTTTAAATTGTATGAATGAGCTACTTGTACTTCAGCGGAAGAACCTTCTAGCTCAGGAAAAtgtagaaacacagaatctgaaactgggaAGTGATATGGACCATCTGCAGAACTGCTATGCAAAACTTAAG GAGCAACTGGAAACCTCCAGGAGAGAAATGATTGGGCTtcaggaaagagacagacagtTACAGTGCAAGAACCGGAATTTGCATCAgctactgaaaaatgaaaaagatgaa gtacaaaaattacaaaatatcatTGCAAGTAGAGCTACTCAATATAATCATGATATGAAGAGAAAAGAACgtgaatataataaattaaaggaGCGTCTGCATCAACTTGTTATGAAcaagaaggataaaaaaatag CTATGGAAGTTTTAAATTATGTGGGGAGAGCTGATGGAAAAAGAGGCTCCTGGAGGACGGGTAAAACTGAGGCCAG TTTCTTTCTCAGGAATGAAGatgaaatgtataaaattctCTTGAATGATTATGAATATCGTCAGAAACAAATCCTAATGGAAAATGCTGAACTTAAGAAGGTTCTTCagcaaatgaaaaaggaaatgatttctcttctttctccccaaaaGCAGAAACCTAGAGAAAGAGCAGATGATAGTACAGGAACT GTTATCTCTGATGCTGAGGAAGATGCTGGGGAACTGAGTAGGGAGAGTATGTGGGACCTTTCCTGTGAAACTGTGAGAGAGCAGCTTACCAACAGCATCAGAAAACAGTGGAGAATTTTGAAAAGTCATGTAGAAAAGCTTGATAACCAAG TTTCAAAGGTACACTTAGAAGGTTTCAATGATGAAGACGTAATCTCACGACAAGACCACGAACAAGAAACTGAAAAACTCGAGCTGGAAATTCAACAGtgtaaagaaatgattaaaactCAGCAGCAGCTTTTACAG caGCAGCTTGCTACTGCATGTGATGACGACACCACTTCACTGCTTCGAGACTGCTACTTGTTGGAAGAAAAGGAGCGCCTCAAGGAAGAGTGGTCCCTATTTAGAgagcaaaaaaagaattttgaaaaggaaagacgAAGCTTTACAGAAGCGGCTATCCGCCTAGGATTGGAG AGAAAGGCATTTGAAGAAGAAAGAGCCAGTTGGTTAAAGCAACAGTTTTTAAATATGACTACCTTTGACCACCAGAACTCAGAAAATATGAAACTTTTCAGTGCCTTCTCAGGAA GTTCTGATCGGGACAGTCTTACAATGCACTCAAGGCCACGGCAAAAGAAGCCTCAGAATATGTCTAACGGGTCTCCAGTTTGCACATCTAAACTTACTAAGTCTCTTCCCGCTTCTCCTTCTACTTCAGACTTTTGCCAGACTCGTTCCTGTGCATCTGAACATAG TAGTTCAGTCAACGTACTGAATATAACTCCTGAAGAAACTAAACCAAATCAGGTTGGAAGAGAATGTGCAAATCAGAAGTGGAGCATGGCATCGAGACCTGAGTCACAGGAAGGTTGCTATAGTGGGTGCTCCTTGACCTACACCAACTCCCATGTAGAAAAAGATGACTTACCTTAG
- the LOC122227738 gene encoding afadin- and alpha-actinin-binding protein isoform X3 — translation MGEWMTVTDPDLSSESKNICQYTSETKMSPSSLYSQQVLCSSIPLSKNVHSFFSAFCTEENIEQSVSYLDQELTTFGFPSLYEESKGKDTKRELNIVAVLNCMNELLVLQRKNLLAQENVETQNLKLGSDMDHLQNCYAKLKEQLETSRREMIGLQERDRQLQCKNRNLHQLLKNEKDEVQKLQNIIASRATQYNHDMKRKEREYNKLKERLHQLVMNKKDKKIAMEVLNYVGRADGKRGSWRTGKTEASFFLRNEDEMYKILLNDYEYRQKQILMENAELKKVLQQMKKEMISLLSPQKQKPRERADDSTGTVISDAEEDAGELSRESMWDLSCETVREQLTNSIRKQWRILKSHVEKLDNQVSKVHLEGFNDEDVISRQDHEQETEKLELEIQQCKEMIKTQQQLLQQLATACDDDTTSLLRDCYLLEEKERLKEEWSLFREQKKNFEKERRSFTEAAIRLGLERKAFEEERASWLKQQFLNMTTFDHQNSENMKLFSAFSGSSDRDSLTMHSRPRQKKPQNMSNGSPVCTSKLTKSLPASPSTSDFCQTRSCASEHSSSVNVLNITPEETKPNQVGRECANQKWSMASRPESQEGCYSGCSLTYTNSHVEKDDLP, via the exons ATGGGAGAGTGGATGACTGTTACAGATCCAGATCTGTCTTCAG aaagcaaaaatatCTGTCAATATACCTCAGAAACAAAGATGTCTCCATCAAGTTTATACTCACAGCAAGTGCTATGTTCTTCAATACCTTTATCAAAAAATGTGCACAGTTTTTTCAGTGCCTTCTGCACAGAGGAGAATATTGAACAAAGTGTTTCATATCTTgatcag GAATTGACTACTTTCGGTTTTCCTTCATTATATGAAGAATCCAAAGgtaaagacacaaagagagaatTAAATATAGTTGCTGTTTTAAATTGTATGAATGAGCTACTTGTACTTCAGCGGAAGAACCTTCTAGCTCAGGAAAAtgtagaaacacagaatctgaaactgggaAGTGATATGGACCATCTGCAGAACTGCTATGCAAAACTTAAG GAGCAACTGGAAACCTCCAGGAGAGAAATGATTGGGCTtcaggaaagagacagacagtTACAGTGCAAGAACCGGAATTTGCATCAgctactgaaaaatgaaaaagatgaa gtacaaaaattacaaaatatcatTGCAAGTAGAGCTACTCAATATAATCATGATATGAAGAGAAAAGAACgtgaatataataaattaaaggaGCGTCTGCATCAACTTGTTATGAAcaagaaggataaaaaaatag CTATGGAAGTTTTAAATTATGTGGGGAGAGCTGATGGAAAAAGAGGCTCCTGGAGGACGGGTAAAACTGAGGCCAG TTTCTTTCTCAGGAATGAAGatgaaatgtataaaattctCTTGAATGATTATGAATATCGTCAGAAACAAATCCTAATGGAAAATGCTGAACTTAAGAAGGTTCTTCagcaaatgaaaaaggaaatgatttctcttctttctccccaaaaGCAGAAACCTAGAGAAAGAGCAGATGATAGTACAGGAACT GTTATCTCTGATGCTGAGGAAGATGCTGGGGAACTGAGTAGGGAGAGTATGTGGGACCTTTCCTGTGAAACTGTGAGAGAGCAGCTTACCAACAGCATCAGAAAACAGTGGAGAATTTTGAAAAGTCATGTAGAAAAGCTTGATAACCAAG TTTCAAAGGTACACTTAGAAGGTTTCAATGATGAAGACGTAATCTCACGACAAGACCACGAACAAGAAACTGAAAAACTCGAGCTGGAAATTCAACAGtgtaaagaaatgattaaaactCAGCAGCAGCTTTTACAG CAGCTTGCTACTGCATGTGATGACGACACCACTTCACTGCTTCGAGACTGCTACTTGTTGGAAGAAAAGGAGCGCCTCAAGGAAGAGTGGTCCCTATTTAGAgagcaaaaaaagaattttgaaaaggaaagacgAAGCTTTACAGAAGCGGCTATCCGCCTAGGATTGGAG AGAAAGGCATTTGAAGAAGAAAGAGCCAGTTGGTTAAAGCAACAGTTTTTAAATATGACTACCTTTGACCACCAGAACTCAGAAAATATGAAACTTTTCAGTGCCTTCTCAGGAA GTTCTGATCGGGACAGTCTTACAATGCACTCAAGGCCACGGCAAAAGAAGCCTCAGAATATGTCTAACGGGTCTCCAGTTTGCACATCTAAACTTACTAAGTCTCTTCCCGCTTCTCCTTCTACTTCAGACTTTTGCCAGACTCGTTCCTGTGCATCTGAACATAG TAGTTCAGTCAACGTACTGAATATAACTCCTGAAGAAACTAAACCAAATCAGGTTGGAAGAGAATGTGCAAATCAGAAGTGGAGCATGGCATCGAGACCTGAGTCACAGGAAGGTTGCTATAGTGGGTGCTCCTTGACCTACACCAACTCCCATGTAGAAAAAGATGACTTACCTTAG
- the LOC122227738 gene encoding afadin- and alpha-actinin-binding protein isoform X4, which translates to MGEWMTVTDPDLSSESKNICQYTSETKMSPSSLYSQQVLCSSIPLSKNVHSFFSAFCTEENIEQSVSYLDQELTTFGFPSLYEESKGKDTKRELNIVAVLNCMNELLVLQRKNLLAQENVETQNLKLGSDMDHLQNCYAKLKEQLETSRREMIGLQERDRQLQCKNRNLHQLLKNEKDEVQKLQNIIASRATQYNHDMKRKEREYNKLKERLHQLVMNKKDKKIAMEVLNYVGRADGKRGSWRTGKTEARNEDEMYKILLNDYEYRQKQILMENAELKKVLQQMKKEMISLLSPQKQKPRERADDSTGTVISDAEEDAGELSRESMWDLSCETVREQLTNSIRKQWRILKSHVEKLDNQVSKVHLEGFNDEDVISRQDHEQETEKLELEIQQCKEMIKTQQQLLQQQLATACDDDTTSLLRDCYLLEEKERLKEEWSLFREQKKNFEKERRSFTEAAIRLGLERKAFEEERASWLKQQFLNMTTFDHQNSENMKLFSAFSGSSDRDSLTMHSRPRQKKPQNMSNGSPVCTSKLTKSLPASPSTSDFCQTRSCASEHSSSVNVLNITPEETKPNQVGRECANQKWSMASRPESQEGCYSGCSLTYTNSHVEKDDLP; encoded by the exons ATGGGAGAGTGGATGACTGTTACAGATCCAGATCTGTCTTCAG aaagcaaaaatatCTGTCAATATACCTCAGAAACAAAGATGTCTCCATCAAGTTTATACTCACAGCAAGTGCTATGTTCTTCAATACCTTTATCAAAAAATGTGCACAGTTTTTTCAGTGCCTTCTGCACAGAGGAGAATATTGAACAAAGTGTTTCATATCTTgatcag GAATTGACTACTTTCGGTTTTCCTTCATTATATGAAGAATCCAAAGgtaaagacacaaagagagaatTAAATATAGTTGCTGTTTTAAATTGTATGAATGAGCTACTTGTACTTCAGCGGAAGAACCTTCTAGCTCAGGAAAAtgtagaaacacagaatctgaaactgggaAGTGATATGGACCATCTGCAGAACTGCTATGCAAAACTTAAG GAGCAACTGGAAACCTCCAGGAGAGAAATGATTGGGCTtcaggaaagagacagacagtTACAGTGCAAGAACCGGAATTTGCATCAgctactgaaaaatgaaaaagatgaa gtacaaaaattacaaaatatcatTGCAAGTAGAGCTACTCAATATAATCATGATATGAAGAGAAAAGAACgtgaatataataaattaaaggaGCGTCTGCATCAACTTGTTATGAAcaagaaggataaaaaaatag CTATGGAAGTTTTAAATTATGTGGGGAGAGCTGATGGAAAAAGAGGCTCCTGGAGGACGGGTAAAACTGAGGCCAG GAATGAAGatgaaatgtataaaattctCTTGAATGATTATGAATATCGTCAGAAACAAATCCTAATGGAAAATGCTGAACTTAAGAAGGTTCTTCagcaaatgaaaaaggaaatgatttctcttctttctccccaaaaGCAGAAACCTAGAGAAAGAGCAGATGATAGTACAGGAACT GTTATCTCTGATGCTGAGGAAGATGCTGGGGAACTGAGTAGGGAGAGTATGTGGGACCTTTCCTGTGAAACTGTGAGAGAGCAGCTTACCAACAGCATCAGAAAACAGTGGAGAATTTTGAAAAGTCATGTAGAAAAGCTTGATAACCAAG TTTCAAAGGTACACTTAGAAGGTTTCAATGATGAAGACGTAATCTCACGACAAGACCACGAACAAGAAACTGAAAAACTCGAGCTGGAAATTCAACAGtgtaaagaaatgattaaaactCAGCAGCAGCTTTTACAG caGCAGCTTGCTACTGCATGTGATGACGACACCACTTCACTGCTTCGAGACTGCTACTTGTTGGAAGAAAAGGAGCGCCTCAAGGAAGAGTGGTCCCTATTTAGAgagcaaaaaaagaattttgaaaaggaaagacgAAGCTTTACAGAAGCGGCTATCCGCCTAGGATTGGAG AGAAAGGCATTTGAAGAAGAAAGAGCCAGTTGGTTAAAGCAACAGTTTTTAAATATGACTACCTTTGACCACCAGAACTCAGAAAATATGAAACTTTTCAGTGCCTTCTCAGGAA GTTCTGATCGGGACAGTCTTACAATGCACTCAAGGCCACGGCAAAAGAAGCCTCAGAATATGTCTAACGGGTCTCCAGTTTGCACATCTAAACTTACTAAGTCTCTTCCCGCTTCTCCTTCTACTTCAGACTTTTGCCAGACTCGTTCCTGTGCATCTGAACATAG TAGTTCAGTCAACGTACTGAATATAACTCCTGAAGAAACTAAACCAAATCAGGTTGGAAGAGAATGTGCAAATCAGAAGTGGAGCATGGCATCGAGACCTGAGTCACAGGAAGGTTGCTATAGTGGGTGCTCCTTGACCTACACCAACTCCCATGTAGAAAAAGATGACTTACCTTAG
- the LOC122227738 gene encoding afadin- and alpha-actinin-binding protein isoform X1, with protein sequence MGEWMTVTDPDLSSESKNICQYTSETKMSPSSLYSQQVLCSSIPLSKNVHSFFSAFCTEENIEQSVSYLDQELTTFGFPSLYEESKGKDTKRELNIVAVLNCMNELLVLQRKNLLAQENVETQNLKLGSDMDHLQNCYAKLKEQLETSRREMIGLQERDRQLQCKNRNLHQLLKNEKDEVQKLQNIIASRATQYNHDMKRKEREYNKLKERLHQLVMNKKDKKIAMEVLNYVGRADGKRGSWRTGKTEASFFLRNEDEMYKILLNDYEYRQKQILMENAELKKVLQQMKKEMISLLSPQKQKPRERADDSTGTVISDAEEDAGELSRESMWDLSCETVREQLTNSIRKQWRILKSHVEKLDNQVSKVHLEGFNDEDVISRQDHEQETEKLELEIQQCKEMIKTQQQLLQQQLATACDDDTTSLLRDCYLLEEKERLKEEWSLFREQKKNFEKERRSFTEAAIRLGLERKAFEEERASWLKQQFLNMTTFDHQNSENMKLFSAFSGSSDRDSLTMHSRPRQKKPQNMSNGSPVCTSKLTKSLPASPSTSDFCQTRSCASEHSSSVNVLNITPEETKPNQVGRECANQKWSMASRPESQEGCYSGCSLTYTNSHVEKDDLP encoded by the exons ATGGGAGAGTGGATGACTGTTACAGATCCAGATCTGTCTTCAG aaagcaaaaatatCTGTCAATATACCTCAGAAACAAAGATGTCTCCATCAAGTTTATACTCACAGCAAGTGCTATGTTCTTCAATACCTTTATCAAAAAATGTGCACAGTTTTTTCAGTGCCTTCTGCACAGAGGAGAATATTGAACAAAGTGTTTCATATCTTgatcag GAATTGACTACTTTCGGTTTTCCTTCATTATATGAAGAATCCAAAGgtaaagacacaaagagagaatTAAATATAGTTGCTGTTTTAAATTGTATGAATGAGCTACTTGTACTTCAGCGGAAGAACCTTCTAGCTCAGGAAAAtgtagaaacacagaatctgaaactgggaAGTGATATGGACCATCTGCAGAACTGCTATGCAAAACTTAAG GAGCAACTGGAAACCTCCAGGAGAGAAATGATTGGGCTtcaggaaagagacagacagtTACAGTGCAAGAACCGGAATTTGCATCAgctactgaaaaatgaaaaagatgaa gtacaaaaattacaaaatatcatTGCAAGTAGAGCTACTCAATATAATCATGATATGAAGAGAAAAGAACgtgaatataataaattaaaggaGCGTCTGCATCAACTTGTTATGAAcaagaaggataaaaaaatag CTATGGAAGTTTTAAATTATGTGGGGAGAGCTGATGGAAAAAGAGGCTCCTGGAGGACGGGTAAAACTGAGGCCAG TTTCTTTCTCAGGAATGAAGatgaaatgtataaaattctCTTGAATGATTATGAATATCGTCAGAAACAAATCCTAATGGAAAATGCTGAACTTAAGAAGGTTCTTCagcaaatgaaaaaggaaatgatttctcttctttctccccaaaaGCAGAAACCTAGAGAAAGAGCAGATGATAGTACAGGAACT GTTATCTCTGATGCTGAGGAAGATGCTGGGGAACTGAGTAGGGAGAGTATGTGGGACCTTTCCTGTGAAACTGTGAGAGAGCAGCTTACCAACAGCATCAGAAAACAGTGGAGAATTTTGAAAAGTCATGTAGAAAAGCTTGATAACCAAG TTTCAAAGGTACACTTAGAAGGTTTCAATGATGAAGACGTAATCTCACGACAAGACCACGAACAAGAAACTGAAAAACTCGAGCTGGAAATTCAACAGtgtaaagaaatgattaaaactCAGCAGCAGCTTTTACAG caGCAGCTTGCTACTGCATGTGATGACGACACCACTTCACTGCTTCGAGACTGCTACTTGTTGGAAGAAAAGGAGCGCCTCAAGGAAGAGTGGTCCCTATTTAGAgagcaaaaaaagaattttgaaaaggaaagacgAAGCTTTACAGAAGCGGCTATCCGCCTAGGATTGGAG AGAAAGGCATTTGAAGAAGAAAGAGCCAGTTGGTTAAAGCAACAGTTTTTAAATATGACTACCTTTGACCACCAGAACTCAGAAAATATGAAACTTTTCAGTGCCTTCTCAGGAA GTTCTGATCGGGACAGTCTTACAATGCACTCAAGGCCACGGCAAAAGAAGCCTCAGAATATGTCTAACGGGTCTCCAGTTTGCACATCTAAACTTACTAAGTCTCTTCCCGCTTCTCCTTCTACTTCAGACTTTTGCCAGACTCGTTCCTGTGCATCTGAACATAG TAGTTCAGTCAACGTACTGAATATAACTCCTGAAGAAACTAAACCAAATCAGGTTGGAAGAGAATGTGCAAATCAGAAGTGGAGCATGGCATCGAGACCTGAGTCACAGGAAGGTTGCTATAGTGGGTGCTCCTTGACCTACACCAACTCCCATGTAGAAAAAGATGACTTACCTTAG